GGTACGGATCTCTACGATATAAATCCCTTCGGGATAATGACTCAGATCCACTGGAACAGTCCGGCTATCAATGCTGAATTGTTGAAGCTGTCTCCCGGACAGGTCAAATACCGAAGCAGTACCGCTTTGAAATTCATAGCCCACTACGATATTGGTAAAGTTTTGTGCCGGATTCGGTAAGGCTTCAATAGCTGATTTCTCCACTTCTTTTTTATAGCGGTCTTTGAGTTTTACCACCCAGAAATCATTCCCGCCATGTCCGCTGCTTTTGTCGCGGGACGGTTTGCCTTTGGAGGTTCCGGCCAGCAGGTAACCGCCATCGCGGGTTTCAATCAGTCCGTTCAGGATATCTTCGCCATCACTGCCCACGGTTTTGCTCCAGATTTCTTCGCCTTTGGCATTGATCTTTACCGCTATATAATCGTTGATGTCTTTTTTGTCTTTCTTTCCGTCCGATACTTCTGTCCGGGCATAACCGCCAAGGAGCAGCGTACCGTCTTCATTTTCCACTATCGAGGTCAGCAAATCTACCGCTCCGTAGTTGTAGGTTTCCTGCCAGAGTGTTTGTCCGTTGTCATCCAGACGGACGATCCAGAAATCGGTACCTTTGGTATTCGCCCGGCTCTTGTCGTTTGAAGGATTGGAATTGGAACTACCACCCAGTACGTAGCCGCCGTTTCGGCTTTGTATCAGCGCACTCAGGTTGTCATCGCCATCACCGCCCAGGGTGCGCTGCCATTCGATGGCACCGGCTTTGTCGGTTTTGATGATCCAGTAATCCCCGGTACCGAGGTTGTCGCTCTGCTTGTCGCCCGAAGCCGGAGAATTGGAATAGCCGCCCAGGATATAGCCGCCGTCTTTGGTTTGTTCCACCGTTTTCAGCTGATCCATATAACGGCCGCCGTAGGTTTTCTGCCATTCGATCGTTCCGGAAGCATTCAGCTTTACAATCCAGTAGTCTAAGTTACCCTGATTAGCTTCGGTTTTGTCACCGGATTTTCCTGAGGAAGAAGATCCGCCAACGATATACCCGCCGTCCTTAGTGGGGCTGATGCAGGCCAGCTGTTCCTGACTGCCGCCGCCAATGGTGCGCTGCCATTGCTCATTGCCTTTGGCATCGAGCTTAATGATCCAGTAGTCGTCCTGACCGCGGGAATCTTCTTTTTTATCGCCGCCTTTCGGAGAGTTAGACACACCGGCCAGGATAAAACCGCCATCGGCTGTGATCCGGGCACTTTGCAGAAAATCGAGTCCGCTGCCGCCAAAGCTTTTTTGCCAGTCGGGACTGCCGTGTTCGTCCATTTTC
This region of Flavobacterium inviolabile genomic DNA includes:
- a CDS encoding T9SS type A sorting domain-containing protein; amino-acid sequence: MTKNYLTGSRLYALLPLLLCAYTVQSQDLIWEKSYGGKHAEFLAHVVPTPDYGFLLAGSSLSDKNGNKQTPSGGNFDYWLWKMDEHGSPDWQKSFGGSGLDFLQSARITADGGFILAGVSNSPKGGDKKEDSRGQDDYWIIKLDAKGNEQWQRTIGGGSQEQLACISPTKDGGYIVGGSSSSGKSGDKTEANQGNLDYWIVKLNASGTIEWQKTYGGRYMDQLKTVEQTKDGGYILGGYSNSPASGDKQSDNLGTGDYWIIKTDKAGAIEWQRTLGGDGDDNLSALIQSRNGGYVLGGSSNSNPSNDKSRANTKGTDFWIVRLDDNGQTLWQETYNYGAVDLLTSIVENEDGTLLLGGYARTEVSDGKKDKKDINDYIAVKINAKGEEIWSKTVGSDGEDILNGLIETRDGGYLLAGTSKGKPSRDKSSGHGGNDFWVVKLKDRYKKEVEKSAIEALPNPAQNFTNIVVGYEFQSGTASVFDLSGRQLQQFSIDSRTVPVDLSHYPEGIYIVEIRTNLQTDSVKVIKGINPVKN